In one window of Candidatus Avedoeria danica DNA:
- a CDS encoding CopG family transcriptional regulator: protein MKRTTVMFDEEMYARLQELARRRGTTTSLLIREAVGTYVAESGETEGSPMEALIGMYAWSDGPWAADVEEEFGRIVLEKQERIRRDNEHR, encoded by the coding sequence ATGAAACGCACTACGGTCATGTTCGACGAGGAGATGTACGCGCGCCTGCAGGAGCTTGCACGGCGCCGAGGGACGACGACGTCGCTGCTCATCCGGGAGGCGGTGGGGACGTACGTGGCGGAGTCGGGCGAGACGGAGGGGTCGCCGATGGAGGCGTTGATCGGGATGTATGCATGGTCCGACGGTCCGTGGGCAGCGGACGTCGAGGAAGAGTTCGGCCGGATTGTCCTCGAGAAGCAGGAGAGGATCCGTCGTGACAACGAGCATCGTTGA
- a CDS encoding GAF domain-containing sensor histidine kinase: MRRHPSVEAWLSGLLLYLLLGAYVFVVYVVVLAFGGIDNDYVQVPWWLNAISLPIIILTVRPVRNWLRKGIHGVVYGQHDDPYAVLAEVHERVDADPAPAAMVPAIAAAIAQSLKLPYVAIETNLGEAPLTAVSGARIDGAETTTIPLAYHDTTVGALLVSARRPGEPLSEADTKLLRDLARQVGITLHAAQLTEALQASRRQIVTAREEERRRIRRDLHDGLGPTLASLRLQLSALRHALQDDPAATALIDSLRDDVRAATADIRHLVYDLRPPMLDEFGLAGALRNLGAAGAGAGTTRTVDVPDALPSLPAAVEVALYRIAAEALHNVDRHANAAQCSVQLDVSASALTLTVADDGVGLGDGCRAGVGFVSMRERAAELGGTLSRTSAPGAGTVVTATIPFGGPA, from the coding sequence GTGCGGCGCCACCCGTCCGTCGAGGCCTGGCTGAGCGGCCTGCTGCTCTACCTCCTGCTCGGCGCCTATGTCTTCGTCGTCTACGTCGTCGTCCTGGCGTTCGGCGGGATCGACAACGACTACGTTCAGGTGCCGTGGTGGCTGAACGCGATCAGCCTGCCGATCATCATCCTGACCGTCCGCCCGGTCCGCAACTGGCTGCGCAAGGGCATCCACGGCGTCGTCTACGGCCAGCACGACGACCCATATGCCGTCCTGGCCGAGGTCCACGAGCGTGTCGACGCCGACCCGGCCCCGGCGGCGATGGTGCCGGCGATCGCGGCGGCGATCGCCCAGAGCCTCAAGCTGCCGTACGTGGCGATCGAAACGAACCTCGGCGAGGCGCCGCTGACGGCGGTAAGCGGCGCCCGCATCGACGGCGCCGAGACGACGACGATCCCGCTGGCCTACCACGACACGACCGTCGGCGCGCTGCTCGTCTCGGCGCGCCGGCCGGGCGAGCCGTTGTCCGAAGCGGACACGAAGCTCCTGCGGGATCTCGCCCGCCAGGTCGGGATCACGCTGCACGCCGCCCAGCTGACCGAGGCGCTCCAGGCGTCCCGACGCCAGATCGTCACGGCGCGGGAGGAGGAGCGGCGGCGGATCCGGCGCGATCTGCACGACGGCCTAGGCCCGACGCTGGCCTCGCTGCGGCTCCAGCTCAGCGCCCTCCGCCATGCGCTGCAGGACGATCCGGCGGCCACAGCGCTCATCGACAGCCTGCGCGACGACGTCCGCGCCGCGACGGCCGACATCCGTCACCTGGTGTACGACCTTCGTCCGCCGATGCTTGACGAGTTCGGCCTGGCCGGCGCGCTGCGCAACCTCGGTGCGGCCGGCGCGGGCGCCGGTACGACGCGAACCGTCGACGTCCCGGACGCGCTGCCGTCGCTGCCGGCCGCCGTCGAGGTCGCGCTCTACCGCATCGCCGCCGAAGCGCTGCACAATGTCGACCGGCACGCGAACGCGGCGCAATGCTCGGTCCAGCTCGACGTATCCGCGTCGGCCCTCACGTTGACGGTCGCCGACGACGGCGTCGGTCTCGGCGACGGCTGCCGGGCGGGCGTCGGCTTCGTCTCGATGCGCGAGCGGGCGGCCGAGCTCGGGGGGACGCTCTCCCGGACGTCGGCGCCCGGTGCCGGCACCGTCGTCACGGCCACGATTCCGTTCGGAGGACCGGCATGA
- a CDS encoding YHYH protein: MTRHRTRPICSALALALSTAFAIALSLAVALPAARVAHAHGPDAHDLDVRDVAVHDIDIHASDAQAADPPIPATTSLATWRYNHDAHRGAYRLSSGATGTNLADVQLLWFDAASIFVRATGIPAYDIGPFADGNPNVPGEQDYVYRLPLDAALETGTPRATGLGSIGTFVNGVPIYNALDDWSYVAAAGRDAPNMGGMGGQRGDAVWNRNAALAERRGFDACLGHPARGRAQGAGAANGRYHHHIDPTCLRAALGDDDVMRHSPIIGWAFDGFPLYGPYGYGDPNDPSSTVRRMRSSYRTRDIATRTTLPDGSAVPAAQAGPPVGGAFPLGWYVEDFTFAAGSGDLDAHNGRWTRTPEFPDGIYAYFTTLDDAGQPAYPYLVGPRYRGRVAADNIGPGGRVVVPTGAAPYIPPVATDVPHIATAGPSPSSTGAPSAESTPTKMPTTAPTSAIPTSTATPLAARCYLPWAGRLSSDRAAARYRSAAIR, encoded by the coding sequence ATGACACGGCACCGAACGCGCCCGATCTGCAGCGCCCTCGCCCTCGCCCTCTCCACCGCCTTCGCCATCGCGTTGTCCCTCGCCGTCGCCCTGCCCGCCGCCCGCGTCGCCCACGCCCACGGCCCCGATGCGCACGACCTCGACGTGCGCGACGTCGCAGTTCACGACATCGACATCCACGCCAGCGACGCCCAGGCCGCCGACCCACCGATCCCCGCCACGACGTCCCTCGCGACGTGGCGCTACAACCACGACGCCCACCGCGGCGCCTACCGCCTGTCGAGCGGCGCCACCGGCACGAACCTGGCCGATGTCCAACTGCTCTGGTTCGACGCCGCCAGCATCTTCGTCCGCGCCACCGGCATCCCGGCGTACGACATCGGCCCGTTCGCCGACGGCAACCCGAACGTGCCGGGCGAGCAGGACTACGTCTACCGCCTGCCGCTCGACGCCGCCCTGGAGACCGGCACGCCCCGCGCCACCGGGCTCGGCAGCATCGGGACGTTCGTGAACGGCGTGCCGATCTACAACGCGCTCGACGACTGGTCGTACGTCGCCGCGGCCGGGCGCGACGCGCCGAACATGGGCGGCATGGGCGGCCAGCGCGGCGACGCCGTCTGGAACCGCAATGCCGCACTGGCCGAGCGCCGCGGCTTCGACGCCTGCCTCGGCCACCCCGCCCGCGGCCGGGCGCAGGGCGCGGGGGCCGCAAACGGCCGCTACCACCACCACATCGACCCCACGTGCCTGCGCGCCGCCCTCGGCGACGACGACGTGATGCGCCACTCCCCGATCATCGGCTGGGCATTCGACGGGTTCCCGCTCTACGGCCCGTACGGCTACGGCGACCCGAACGACCCGTCGAGCACCGTGCGGCGCATGCGGTCCAGCTACCGCACGCGCGACATCGCGACCCGCACGACGCTGCCCGACGGCTCGGCCGTCCCGGCGGCGCAGGCCGGCCCGCCCGTCGGCGGTGCGTTCCCGCTCGGCTGGTACGTCGAAGACTTCACGTTCGCGGCGGGTTCGGGCGACCTCGATGCCCACAACGGGCGCTGGACGCGCACGCCCGAGTTCCCGGACGGCATCTACGCCTACTTCACGACGCTCGACGACGCCGGCCAGCCCGCCTACCCCTACCTCGTCGGCCCTCGCTACCGCGGCCGCGTGGCTGCCGACAACATCGGGCCGGGCGGGCGCGTGGTGGTACCGACGGGTGCCGCGCCGTACATTCCGCCGGTCGCGACCGACGTGCCCCACATCGCGACGGCGGGCCCGAGCCCGTCGTCGACCGGTGCGCCGTCCGCCGAGTCGACGCCGACGAAGATGCCGACGACGGCGCCCACCTCCGCCATCCCAACGTCGACGGCCACCCCGCTCGCCGCCCGCTGCTACCTGCCGTGGGCCGGACGGCTATCGTCGGACCGTGCTGCGGCGCGCTACCGCTCCGCCGCGATCAGGTAA
- a CDS encoding VWA domain-containing protein, with protein MPRRTAIAALAIAAALVAVALAPPRPGAPARAAARATSTGPAPTPRGTDVAPPCDVAAARRVEPAMLLLGEMVDVTMTVTAQCIGPVWPLHIVVAIEASAAMAGDLGHDVESAAADLVRRLDLSRNAATRVAVVGFDDRVRVKCMLQNDRGRVMRCVDRVGAPQGSARLDLALVESRRQLLLGRGDYRTPDVIREVVVLFATRPSGGCARPQREASRLKAEGILVITLCAGADCDAACLRTVATSPRYHFEWRQRMQLANIFDTVRRTYQYILLKSLTITDQLPTALQIVTDTAQPAPNDIDVGHGRIGWTQTHIPREGVTVTYRARAVAPGSQPSTLGAAATFVDGGNHRDTVTFPSSLITVLGFAPGRPP; from the coding sequence ATGCCCCGCCGAACTGCCATCGCCGCCCTCGCCATCGCCGCCGCCCTCGTCGCCGTCGCCCTCGCGCCGCCGCGCCCCGGCGCCCCCGCGCGGGCCGCCGCCCGTGCGACGTCGACGGGTCCGGCGCCGACGCCGCGCGGCACGGACGTCGCGCCGCCGTGCGACGTCGCTGCCGCCCGACGCGTCGAGCCGGCGATGTTGCTGTTGGGCGAAATGGTGGACGTGACGATGACGGTGACCGCGCAGTGCATCGGCCCGGTCTGGCCGCTGCACATCGTCGTGGCGATCGAGGCATCCGCCGCGATGGCGGGCGACCTCGGCCACGACGTAGAGTCGGCGGCGGCGGACCTCGTCCGGCGGTTGGACCTGTCCAGGAATGCGGCGACGCGTGTCGCTGTGGTCGGATTCGACGATCGTGTCCGTGTGAAGTGCATGCTCCAGAACGACCGCGGTCGCGTCATGCGATGCGTGGACCGAGTCGGTGCGCCGCAAGGGAGCGCGCGCTTGGACCTGGCGCTGGTTGAGAGCCGGCGCCAGCTCCTCTTGGGGCGCGGCGACTACAGGACGCCTGACGTGATCCGCGAGGTCGTCGTGCTGTTCGCAACGCGTCCAAGCGGCGGCTGTGCGCGGCCACAGCGTGAGGCGTCGCGATTGAAGGCCGAGGGCATCCTGGTCATCACGTTGTGCGCAGGCGCGGACTGCGATGCGGCATGCCTCCGGACGGTGGCCACGTCACCTCGCTACCATTTTGAATGGCGGCAGCGCATGCAGTTGGCGAACATCTTCGACACCGTTCGCAGGACGTACCAATACATCCTCCTGAAGTCGTTGACGATCACCGACCAGCTCCCAACCGCCCTGCAGATCGTGACCGATACCGCCCAGCCCGCGCCGAACGACATAGATGTCGGGCACGGCCGCATCGGTTGGACCCAGACGCACATCCCGCGCGAAGGCGTCACCGTGACGTATCGTGCTCGCGCTGTCGCGCCGGGCAGCCAGCCGTCCACGCTGGGCGCGGCGGCCACCTTTGTCGACGGCGGCAACCACCGCGATACCGTCACCTTTCCGTCTTCCTTGATCACCGTCCTCGGCTTCGCACCCGGCCGGCCCCCCTGA
- a CDS encoding PIN domain-containing protein, whose product MTTSIVDTSFVVGLMNQDDPHHSRIAMAARALRTRPWLPTVAMVEVCSLLHHRRGARVDAEFVAGLARPDAAFALLDAIPADYLRSAEIMAKYGDSGVDFVDAVIVAVAERLNIGTILTLDHRHFGIVRPRHRAAFELLPAPE is encoded by the coding sequence GTGACAACGAGCATCGTTGACACGAGCTTTGTCGTCGGTCTCATGAATCAAGATGATCCGCATCATTCCCGCATCGCGATGGCCGCCCGCGCGCTGCGAACAAGGCCTTGGCTGCCGACCGTTGCGATGGTCGAGGTCTGCTCGCTGCTCCATCATCGGCGAGGCGCGCGTGTGGATGCGGAGTTCGTGGCCGGTCTTGCGCGACCGGATGCGGCGTTCGCCTTGCTCGATGCGATACCCGCGGACTATCTCCGATCTGCTGAGATCATGGCCAAGTATGGTGACAGCGGCGTCGACTTCGTCGATGCCGTCATCGTTGCCGTCGCCGAGCGCCTGAACATCGGCACGATCCTGACGCTGGATCACCGGCACTTCGGGATCGTACGGCCGCGGCATCGGGCGGCGTTCGAGTTGTTGCCGGCGCCTGAATAG
- a CDS encoding response regulator transcription factor has protein sequence MTPTEPLRLIIVDDHPLFRKGLRALLATVPGIAVVGEAAGGDEAVRLAGELAPHVVLMDLQMPNGDGLSAVRRIAAAHPEIRILVVTMFEDDDSVFAALRAGARGYVLKDMDDDEMTRAILAVGHGEAIFSPAIAERMIAFFSTPPVAPSPTFPELTDSERNVLRLMARGLKNDAIAVQLSLSPKTVRNYISTIFSKLQVDDRGQAIVRARDARLS, from the coding sequence ATGACCCCGACCGAACCGCTCCGGCTGATCATCGTCGACGACCACCCCCTGTTCCGCAAGGGCCTGCGCGCGCTGCTGGCCACGGTGCCGGGCATCGCGGTCGTCGGCGAGGCGGCGGGCGGCGACGAGGCCGTGCGGCTGGCGGGCGAGCTCGCGCCTCACGTCGTGCTGATGGACCTCCAGATGCCCAACGGCGATGGCCTCTCGGCCGTCCGCCGGATCGCGGCCGCCCACCCGGAGATCCGCATCCTCGTCGTCACGATGTTCGAGGACGACGACTCCGTCTTCGCGGCGCTGCGGGCCGGTGCGCGCGGTTATGTCCTCAAGGACATGGACGACGACGAGATGACCCGCGCCATCCTGGCCGTCGGCCACGGCGAGGCGATCTTCAGCCCGGCGATCGCCGAGCGGATGATCGCGTTCTTCAGCACGCCGCCAGTGGCGCCCTCGCCGACGTTCCCCGAGCTGACGGACAGCGAGCGGAACGTCCTGCGGCTCATGGCGCGCGGCCTGAAGAACGACGCGATCGCCGTCCAGCTGTCTCTCAGCCCGAAGACCGTGCGCAATTACATCAGCACGATCTTCAGCAAGCTGCAGGTGGACGATCGGGGGCAGGCGATCGTGCGGGCGCGGGATGCGCGGTTGTCGTAG
- a CDS encoding DUF433 domain-containing protein: MDDRELVERITVDPRVLAGKPVIKGTRLAVEYILKRLAHGSSVADILAEYEGIHADDVLACLLFASRALEDTTYMPLVTETA; encoded by the coding sequence ATGGACGATCGCGAGTTGGTGGAGCGGATCACGGTTGATCCCCGCGTCCTGGCAGGAAAGCCGGTGATCAAGGGAACACGTCTGGCGGTCGAGTACATTCTCAAGCGGCTGGCACACGGATCGTCGGTGGCCGACATCCTGGCCGAGTACGAAGGCATCCATGCGGACGATGTGCTGGCGTGCCTGCTCTTCGCGTCACGCGCGCTCGAGGACACCACCTACATGCCCCTCGTGACGGAGACGGCGTAG
- a CDS encoding DUF5615 family PIN-like protein: protein MRFMVDESTGPMVARWLREQGHDVYSVFDDARGLIDDDVIRRAFDGRRILITNDKDFGEKIYRERYPHHGVVLLRLGDERAEVKIATLRSLLHEHSDRLPEQFVVVAEGRVRFGRPVP from the coding sequence GTGCGCTTCATGGTCGATGAAAGCACGGGACCAATGGTGGCCCGATGGCTGCGCGAGCAAGGCCACGACGTGTACTCGGTCTTCGACGATGCACGGGGTCTCATCGACGATGACGTGATTCGGCGCGCCTTCGATGGTCGTCGAATCCTGATCACGAACGACAAGGACTTCGGCGAAAAGATCTACCGGGAACGTTATCCGCACCACGGCGTCGTACTGCTCCGCTTGGGTGACGAGCGGGCGGAGGTCAAGATCGCGACGCTTCGATCCTTGCTGCACGAGCATTCGGATCGCTTGCCGGAACAGTTCGTCGTGGTGGCCGAGGGGCGGGTCCGCTTCGGCCGTCCTGTGCCGTAG